ACTGTTTAGTAGAGAGGCTCTTGTTCTAATGAAGTGCCTAAACATGCACTCCAAACCATTCTCAATGCCTTCAACATCACTCTCTAAGGCCTTTACTCTTTCCACTTCATTTGCATCATGCTGTTGATCTTCGCTTGCTACAGCCCCCTTGTGCATCAATTTAGAAACTTGCATCCACTTTGTAGCCTTTGGCTTCAGTATAGGTGTAGATAAGAATAGCAGGACAGATTGAAAGACAATAATGCTGGCAGCAGTTACTCCTTTAAGTGATCTAATCACAGCAGCTAGGTGCTGATCTTGATCAAAGTTCTCCAGTCCACTGGTTTTGTTGTCGACTTGCTTGAGAGCTGCAATCATCCTTTTGGAATCCTTGTGTATCGCCTTTCTGAAAGCTGTGAATTCAGCATTCAAGTCCCCCTTCTTCCTCCTCAGAGCAGACTGAAGGTCTCTAGCATGTACTTTAATCTGTGACATAATATCTCTTGTATTCCCACAGATATCCAAAAGCCTCACAGATTTATCCATCAACTCATTGATACACTTCATGTTTTGATGGTGAGAAAGGGCTTGTTGAGTCAGTGGCAAATTCAGAAACTCGTCTGTAAATTTGTACAACTCTCCAAGCCTGCACAAACCATCACAAACTGTCTCTGCAGTTAAAACATTTGAAGCTTCAGCTTCCCATGTTCTGATCTTGTTAAGCCCTTCTTCGATCTTGCAGGCACTCGGATGCAACGTAGACGGAAAGCTAGTCGATCGGACAGTGCAACGTTTACTGGATATCATTGAAGAAGCCATTTCTGTAAGAAGTTAAAACTTTTGAAAAGGCAAGTTCTGAAAGTATTGATATTTGATATCTTAACCTTCTGAACTCTACTATTTATATGCCATATGGTaagatattatttaaataatataagaTATTATTACAAAAATATCGGCAACTAGGGGAAGCAGGGCAAATTGAAAAGGACATATTTAAAACTTCACATGTAACTCTATGTACAAGATGGCTCCGCCCCTGGCGATAGTAACGTGGCTGGCATTTCATGTGAAGTGCTTTACTTATTTCTGTTTTATTATCTTTGTCCCCAGCTAGCTGAACAATAATTTGTCAacttttttcattttttttatgaAATGCATTACTCATACCAAATTGGCCTCCCAATTATTGCTCTATAAGTGCCACATTTCACTTCTTTTGTTGCCCTTCGTATACGTGTAACTTTTTATATCAATGTGGAAAAAAAGAACATATTATAATGTGAATAGTGAAGATTTGGAGATCTTTCTGCAAATAATAGAAGTCAGATAAAGATGACAATTAGGAagtaaataatatataattaagCTGCGGCTATGGTTTTTATTGTAAACGTGTCTCCACCGTTTTCAACTATCTTGATGCCCAACTTGCTTACTccatttttgatttttttgtacAAGTCAGAGTAAGATGCCTAATCTTGCTCATTTTTCTTGATGGGCTGTTGTGCCTTGGAAGTTTATATGCTTTATTTTCTGCTTTTAGTAATGATAAATGTATTCAATCGGTACCCAAAATGGATTTTAAATTTCACATGTCATTCAGTGTAAATGTCACTCACTGAGtgattatattaattaataatagtgAATTTTATGCATTCATATAAAATTTCATCCAATAACATCATTAGTGTAAATGTCACTCAGTATAAATGTCACTCACTGAGTgattatatttattaataatagtAAATCTTATGCATTCATATAAATTTCACCAATAGCATCATTCTAAATTGTGAAGTCAGCAATACTCCAAATTTTAGTATCTCTAGGATTAAGTTTTCTACTTCACTTATTCATATTAAGGTTCTTGAATTCTCGACTTTTTGTTATTATGGAAAAATTACTTTAAAATTTCGGCATCTTATTATAAGAAGAATTTGATAAATTGTTAAATGAAAGTTGTTTTAACATAGTTTTTGAATTAATTGTGAAACCATGATTAGGTTGATGTACTATTTGTTGCTTGTATTAACGGAAAAACAGGTAGAGTGGGATCTAAGGTGGTTAATTACGTTATTATTGATAGATATGGGTTTAGAACTGAAACAATGAATGTAGACACATGTTTAATAAATGTATGCACGAGTGGTATGTTCCACGTTGTCTGCGCTAAGGTTTGCTACTAGCTGGATTTTCATTACCTGTAACGTCCAATGTGTTTTCTGTACCGTTATTAAATTTCCATTCATATTCAACTAAATTTCTGATTGCAAGTGTGTAAGTGACTCCACTTAATACTGGAATTAGAGTTTTAGGGTTAGTTTGACATTGTTGTTAAAAATTGTTATTCTATTAGAAAGTGTTGTAAAAATCAGACTACTGTTTGATAAAATTTTTGATAAGTATATgtttgataaaaaaattaaaaataataatgttTTTGATAAGGTTTGATTGGAAAATCAGTATCTGCATCTCCTTCCCGCAATAAAATCAGTTTTTTTTAAAAGTACAGGGAACTTATTTTTTCTAACAACAGCTTTTAGATAAAAACACATTTTTGTTACGGTTGCGAGAATTTGAAATTTAATTGTGATTGTGTTTTCGAGATACCAAATTTTTAGATGTTTATTCTAATAATTTATGAATATGACAGAGGTCCCAAATTTGTATTAAAAATGGATCAAATTGTGATTGTATTTACATAGATTCAACTAATGATAGCTCTAAGATTACTCATAATTTTAACACACATTATTAGTTACCAAATTTTCGTACATAATTTGATAGCTTTAAGATTACTCATAATTTTAAATTAGGAAATTCGTATAATATATCTCAAATTAAAATATCACTTTATCATTATATCCCTTTTCTTTCAATAATTATGATTATGTCCTATGGTTAGTTTTTAACTCACACATAACTCTTATAAATATtcttaaattataaaaataatatttgtCTTGCTTCTATGACTAGAATGCCCCCATGAGAAATTACGTTTTATGGCGTCACTTAAAATTACCTCTCCAATTCTTCAATTCTCTAGTGAAAAAGATGCAACATATTCTATCTTTTCCATCATAGAAgattatagttttcaaaattattaattcTTATTCTCTTTTAGTGGAACATAAATTTTTTAATGTTTAACATTTTCAAATAATTTGATGATATTAGTCAAAAAAAAACTTTATGTAATGCTCAGAGACTAACTTTGGTGAAAGATTAGAGTGTGTTGATCAATGCAAATAAATTTATCTAATTTTACCGGTGACTTTCTTTGTACAAAGTTTTTGTTCTCTTACTTCATGTACTGTATTTGTTAACGTCGTTAtatgttttaatatttttttaatagtGAATAATGATGACAAGAGCTCAACTAGTGAAGAACAATATAGGAAAGTTGAAATATTCAAACATGTATAAACtacaaaaatatataaaaaaaacataGACAGTTAATTGAGTAAGAAAATTGAGATGGCTTTGTCATCTGTTAGCAAGGTGATTAAGGTATCATGCACAATAATAATAATTTAAGGAAATGCATGTCATTTAAAAATGTAAAATTGTAGTTAAACATAATACAAAAATTTGAAAATgggatatttttataaataaaattataaatgggatatatttataaatcaatttttaaattggGACATAATAGTAAAAAACCCTTTAAATTATTCATAAAAGTTTGTATGATACGGTAATTTTCTCCAGAAAATCTGTATATCTGAGCGGGTCATAGTTGCTCATAGTTTTAGGGAAGGAAATGCTTTAATGTattcgttaaattttaataattttatatatatagtATGAATTATGATTAATGAATTGATTAATGTTATCCTCTTTTTTTTCTAGCTAAGAGATTAGTAATGCAGTATCAAGTTGTTAGAAAATCAATTTTCCTGATACTTAATATGTACAGAAGTTTATACATGAAGGTCATTTTAAGTGAATGCAAAAATTCTTAGTTTATTTGGTAACCTGCACAGCCCcaaatttaaaataatagtatcacattattatttgcataaaattAAAACTCATAATCCATGCAAAATACAGATCGAAATATAATAGATAAAATCCTCTTAAgatatgtagttaaaaaaatcGAAGTTAAGTTTAACTTTAAAATTTCACCGTATAGTTTTAGTAATGCATCCacctaattatttacttatacAAATCTCATTGGCATGTTAACTTATAAGATTATTTTAAAGTACACGCTTGGATGTTCagcaacaaataaaaattaaaggaaaataaaatttacagagagtagagttaatttttgtcagttaagattttattacataaaattctaaaaatagTTATATAATTTTTTAGTGAGTACCAAAATTTGGGACCTAAACATGATTTCActtattagtatagatagttgataGTTGATAGTTGATAAGCCGAAACACGGACCCGAGactaaaaatatcgaattaatatttgtaaAGAATTATTTATAATCTGTGTgaaacacgaattaaaattaatatattaatatcaaatattaaattggtacttgTAAAAAATAGTTACGTGGTTAAAAAAAATcgaatcagttatgaaattttccactataattctagttttgtattgttttacttgatatagagatctaacatattagttttatttttgtgaaacga
This genomic interval from Apium graveolens cultivar Ventura chromosome 8, ASM990537v1, whole genome shotgun sequence contains the following:
- the LOC141677450 gene encoding uncharacterized protein LOC141677450; amino-acid sequence: MASSMISSKRCTVRSTSFPSTLHPSACKIEEGLNKIRTWEAEASNVLTAETVCDGLCRLGELYKFTDEFLNLPLTQQALSHHQNMKCINELMDKSVRLLDICGNTRDIMSQIKVHARDLQSALRRKKGDLNAEFTAFRKAIHKDSKRMIAALKQVDNKTSGLENFDQDQHLAAVIRSLKGVTAASIIVFQSVLLFLSTPILKPKATKWMQVSKLMHKGAVASEDQQHDANEVERVKALESDVEGIENGLECMFRHFIRTRASLLNSVSQ